One window of Streptomyces sp. NBC_00273 genomic DNA carries:
- the holA gene encoding DNA polymerase III subunit delta, giving the protein MATRKNSTDDPLAPLTLAVGQEELLLDRAVREVVTAARAADADTDVRDLASDQLQPGTLAELTSPSLFSERKVLVVRNAQDLSADSVKEVKAYLAAPYEEIILVLLHAGGVKGKGLLDAARKAGAREIACPKMTKAADRLSFVRGEFRTLGRSATPEACQNLVDAIGSDLRELASAAAQLCADVEGTIDEAVVARYYTGRAEASSFTVADRAVEGRAAEALEALRWSLSTGVAPVLITSALAQAVRAIGKLASAPRGARPGDLARDLGMPPWKIDRVRQQMRGWSADGVSDALRAVAAADAGVKGGGDDPEYALEKAVVAVARAARPQRR; this is encoded by the coding sequence ATGGCCACCAGGAAGAACTCCACCGACGATCCGCTTGCCCCGCTCACCCTCGCGGTGGGGCAGGAGGAGCTGCTGCTCGACCGTGCCGTGCGCGAGGTGGTGACGGCCGCCCGCGCCGCCGACGCCGACACGGACGTCCGCGACCTCGCCTCCGATCAGCTCCAGCCCGGCACGCTCGCCGAGCTGACGAGCCCCTCGCTCTTCTCCGAGCGCAAGGTGCTGGTCGTGCGCAACGCGCAGGACCTGTCCGCCGACTCGGTCAAGGAGGTCAAGGCCTACCTCGCCGCGCCCTACGAGGAGATCATCCTGGTCCTCCTCCACGCGGGCGGGGTCAAGGGCAAGGGCCTGCTGGACGCCGCGCGCAAGGCGGGCGCGCGCGAGATCGCCTGCCCGAAGATGACGAAGGCCGCGGACCGGCTGTCCTTCGTGCGGGGCGAATTCCGCACGCTCGGCCGGTCGGCGACCCCGGAAGCCTGCCAGAACCTGGTGGACGCGATCGGCAGCGACCTGCGGGAGCTGGCGAGCGCCGCCGCGCAGCTGTGCGCCGACGTCGAGGGCACCATCGACGAGGCCGTCGTCGCCCGCTACTACACCGGCCGGGCCGAGGCCTCTAGCTTCACGGTCGCCGACCGGGCGGTCGAAGGGCGCGCGGCCGAGGCGCTCGAAGCCCTGCGCTGGTCCCTGTCCACCGGGGTGGCGCCGGTCCTGATCACCAGCGCCCTGGCCCAGGCGGTCCGCGCGATCGGCAAGCTCGCCTCCGCCCCGCGCGGAGCCCGCCCCGGCGACCTCGCCCGGGACCTGGGCATGCCCCCGTGGAAGATCGACCGGGTCCGCCAGCAGATGCGCGGCTGGTCGGCGGACGGGGTCTCGGACGCCCTGCGCGCCGTGGCCGCCGCCGACGCCGGGGTCAAGGGCGGCGGCGACGACCCCGAGTACGCCCTGGAGAAGGCCGTCGTCGCGGTGGCCCGCGCGGCCCGTCCCCAGCGCCGTTAG
- the rpsT gene encoding 30S ribosomal protein S20, producing MANIKSQIKRNKTNEKARLRNKAVKSSLKTAIRKAREAVVAGDVEKATVASRAAARALDKAVSKGVIHKNAAANKKSALATKVASLQG from the coding sequence GTGGCGAACATCAAGTCCCAGATCAAGCGGAACAAGACGAACGAGAAGGCGCGCCTGCGCAACAAGGCCGTCAAGTCCTCGCTCAAGACCGCGATCCGCAAGGCCCGCGAGGCCGTCGTCGCCGGTGACGTCGAGAAGGCCACCGTGGCTTCTCGCGCTGCCGCGCGTGCGCTCGACAAGGCTGTCTCGAAGGGTGTCATCCACAAGAACGCCGCCGCCAACAAGAAGTCGGCGCTGGCCACCAAGGTTGCCTCCCTGCAGGGCTGA
- the lepA gene encoding translation elongation factor 4 codes for MPAIPSHVPEPSRTDSALIRNFCIIAHIDHGKSTLADRMLQITGVVDQRQMRAQYLDRMDIERERGITIKSQAVRLPWAPTTGEGQGNTHILNMIDTPGHVDFTYEVSRSLAACEGTVLLVDAAQGIEAQTLANLYLAMENDLAIVPVLNKIDLPAAQPEKFAEELANLIGCQPEDVLRVSAKTGLGVEALLDKVVATVPAPVGVKDAPARAMIFDSVYDSYRGVVTYVRVVDGQLNKRERIRMMSTGATHELLEIGVSSPEMTPSDGIGVGEVGYIITGVKDVRQSKVGDTITSLHNGATEALGGYKDPRPMVFSGLYPLDGSDYPDLREALDKLQLNDAALVYEPETSAALGFGFRVGFLGLLHLDVVRERLEREFGLDLIATAPNVVYRVVMEDGKEVTVTNPSEFPEGKISDVFEPVVRATVLAPTEFIGAIMELCQQRRGTLLGMDYLSEDRVEIRYTLPLAEIVFDFFDQLKSKTRGYASLDYEPTGEQSGSLVKVDILLHGDKVDAFSAVTHKDAAYAYGVRLVAKLRELIPRQAFEVPIQAAIGSRVIARETIRAIRKDVLAKCYGGDISRKRKLLEKQKEGKKRMKMVGSVEVPQEAFIAVLSSDESGGKKK; via the coding sequence GTGCCCGCGATCCCCAGCCACGTGCCCGAGCCGAGCCGTACCGACTCGGCGCTGATCCGCAACTTCTGCATCATCGCGCACATCGACCACGGCAAGTCGACCCTTGCCGACCGGATGCTCCAGATCACCGGTGTGGTCGACCAGCGGCAGATGCGCGCCCAGTACCTCGACCGCATGGACATCGAGCGTGAGCGCGGCATCACGATCAAGTCCCAGGCGGTCCGGCTGCCCTGGGCTCCCACCACGGGCGAGGGTCAGGGCAACACCCACATCCTCAACATGATCGACACCCCCGGGCACGTCGACTTCACCTACGAGGTCTCCCGTTCCCTCGCCGCGTGCGAGGGCACCGTCCTCCTCGTGGACGCCGCCCAGGGCATCGAGGCGCAGACCCTCGCCAACCTGTACCTGGCGATGGAGAACGACCTCGCGATCGTCCCCGTCCTGAACAAGATCGACCTGCCGGCCGCCCAGCCGGAGAAGTTCGCCGAGGAGCTGGCGAACCTGATCGGCTGCCAGCCCGAGGACGTGCTGCGCGTCTCGGCGAAGACCGGTCTCGGCGTCGAGGCGCTGCTCGACAAGGTCGTCGCCACGGTTCCGGCCCCGGTCGGCGTCAAGGACGCCCCGGCCCGCGCCATGATCTTCGACTCCGTCTACGACTCGTACCGTGGCGTCGTCACGTACGTCCGTGTGGTCGACGGGCAGCTGAACAAGCGCGAGCGCATCCGCATGATGTCCACCGGCGCCACCCACGAGCTGCTGGAGATCGGCGTCTCCTCCCCGGAGATGACCCCGTCCGACGGCATCGGCGTCGGCGAGGTGGGCTACATCATCACCGGCGTGAAGGACGTCCGTCAGTCCAAGGTCGGTGACACCATCACCAGCCTGCACAACGGCGCCACCGAGGCCCTCGGCGGCTACAAGGACCCGCGGCCGATGGTCTTCTCCGGCCTCTACCCGCTCGACGGCTCGGACTACCCGGACCTGCGCGAGGCGCTGGACAAGCTCCAGCTCAACGACGCCGCGCTCGTCTACGAGCCGGAGACCTCGGCGGCGCTCGGCTTCGGCTTCCGCGTCGGCTTCCTCGGCCTGCTCCACCTGGACGTGGTCCGTGAGCGCCTCGAGCGCGAGTTCGGCCTCGACCTGATCGCCACCGCGCCCAACGTGGTCTACCGGGTGGTCATGGAGGACGGCAAGGAAGTCACCGTCACCAACCCGAGCGAGTTCCCCGAGGGCAAGATCTCGGACGTGTTCGAGCCGGTCGTCAGGGCCACCGTGCTCGCGCCCACCGAGTTCATCGGCGCGATCATGGAGCTGTGCCAGCAGCGCCGCGGCACGCTCCTCGGCATGGACTACCTCTCCGAGGACCGGGTCGAGATCCGCTACACCCTCCCCCTCGCGGAGATCGTCTTCGACTTCTTCGACCAGCTGAAGTCCAAGACGCGCGGTTACGCCTCCCTGGACTACGAACCCACGGGCGAGCAGTCCGGCAGCCTGGTCAAGGTCGACATCCTGCTGCACGGCGACAAGGTCGACGCCTTCTCCGCCGTCACGCACAAGGACGCCGCCTACGCCTACGGCGTGCGCCTCGTGGCCAAGCTGCGCGAGCTCATCCCGCGGCAGGCCTTCGAGGTGCCGATCCAGGCCGCGATCGGCTCCCGCGTCATCGCCCGCGAGACCATCCGCGCCATCCGCAAGGACGTCCTCGCCAAGTGCTACGGCGGTGACATCTCCCGTAAGCGGAAGCTGCTGGAGAAGCAGAAGGAAGGCAAGAAGCGGATGAAGATGGTCGGCTCCGTGGAGGTCCCGCAGGAGGCCTTCATCGCCGTCCTCTCCAGTGACGAGTCCGGCGGCAAGAAGAAGTAG